ATCTGCCATTAATGAAATGCACGAGCGGCAAATTGTGGCAACCGTGCTAGTTTTGACAAGCAAAGGTGAAGATATACAATTATTGACTTGTGACCAAAAATCACAGCTTCAGGTTTAGTCCCAATTATTTGGTAGTTTTATTAACTAATATTTCGCTTGGTATAGATCCTTAAAGAAGTTAAGGATTTACAGCGATTTGCAATTCAATCAGATAATACTGTAAGAGCGCAAAGTGTTGCGCTCTTAGGGAACTGCAAAAAATAAATTATCCCCGGAATGTGGGATGGGCGTCAAGGCCCGTCTCTTATTAATGGCGGGCAAGATGCCCGCACCACAAGAAACTTTGGGACATTTTTTATTTGGAAGTCCCTTAGCAGGGAGGTTGTAGTTTACCTAATTGTAAAGCGCTGCATAAACCAACCTGTCTTATTTTGCAACTTCTACCATTTGAATGACTGCTCCCAAGCCAGCACCCATTTCTTCTGGTGTAATTTTGCCATCTTTATTTACGTCTAACGCATCAAATACAGCATCAGTACCCATCCATTCTTCACGGGTGATGAAGCCATCACCGTCAAGATCGTACACGTGGAAGATGTCTTTAGTCGCATGGCTGAGAGTTGATTTTCCGTCCAAACGAGCCAGTTTTTCTGCCAGGAGTGTTTCTAAAGTCTCTAGTGCTTTGGTGAAACCCTTAATCCCTTCATCCAGTTTGTCATGTGCCATGCGATCTTCCGCATGCATCTTGTCAAAGGTAGCTTTGTCCATCGGAATTTTTTCAATATCCGATGTTGCTGCTTTGCTAGGTTCGAGTTTGCGTGGTAAGTCTCCTATCGTGGCTTTTAACTCACCTAACAGCGCTGGAGAAATGGTTAGCAAGTCACAACCGGCGAGTTCTATAATTTCCCCAATGTTGCGGAAACTAGCTCCCATGACTTCAGTTTTGTAACCAAATTTTTTGTAGTAGTTGTAAATTGTGGTTACAGATAATACACCTGGGTCTTCAGCAGAAGGGTAACTATCGCGTCCGGTTTCTTTTTTGTACCAGTCGAGAATACGTCCTACAAATGGGGAAATCAAAGTGACACCAGCTTCCGCACAAGCGATCGCCTGGTGAAGTCCAAACAATAAGGTCAAGTTACAATGTATACCTTCTTTTTCCAAGATTTCTGCAGCGCGAATTCCTTCCCAGGTAGCGGCAATTTTAATCAGGACGCGATCGCGAGAAATTCCTGCAGCTTTATACTGAGCAATTAAGTCGCGTGCTTTGGCAACAGTTGCTTCTGTATCGTAGGAAAGGCGTGCATCAACTTCTGTAGACACCCGACCCGGAATAATTTGTAAAATCTTTAAGCCAAAGGACACCGCCAAACGGTCAAATGCTAAAGCAGCTACGTCCTTTTGACTTGCTCCCCGTCCTGCATCTTTTTGTGCTTGGAGTAAAGTCTGGTTAACAATTTCCTGATACTCTGGCATTTGTGCTGCAGCAGTAATTAGGGAAGGATTTGTGGTAGCATCTTGCGGCTTAAACTTTTCAATTGCCCGGATATCGCCCGTGTCAGCAACCACAACTGTAAACTCTCTTAACTGTTCCAGTAAATTTTTAGACATAATCCTCCTAGTATGTTTGCGATTCGCAAAAAAAACAGCTTTCCTCGTCCTCACAATACCCATCAACCTCTTACCATCTTAGATTGCACAGAGAACAGCTGCCATTGTTCTAAATCTGTATCAAACCTGTTGGTAATTGGAACTTCATCTCAAATCTACAAATTTCCGCAACAGCTTGAATTGACTTAAGATACAGACCTCAAAAATGAGATAGTTCTTAATCAATGGTCAATAACGTTGTTTGGAAATCTTTATTTTGTTTGTTTTTTTTAAGATTTTGTTGTTTCGATCGCACCGCTAATGGAAAAAACAATCCTGCAAGCCCAAATATGATAACGTAGAGAGCAAGAGCCATCACGATAGGACTTACGCAACTTCAACATCATTCAAAGGTGAGTTCTTATACTACCAACCAAAATGAAAAACTGAGGTACTTTAGAAGGACGATGAGTAAAATTCCCACAGGAACCATAACTCTAAATCCAATTACTGTGAAATCTGGTGGTTGGTGGTGTAGCAAGGTTTCTCCTGGTTGTGCAAATTGCTATGCAGAGTACATTAATCAACACGATCGCTTTAATCGCGGTAACTCACTCCCATACCAAGGCTCACCACCGGAATTAACTCTGAATAGAGAAATGCTTGGAAGTTGGTGTAGGATGCGAAAACACCATTTTATCTTTGTCGGTAGCATGACAGATATTTTTGGAGAATGGATAGACCGCAATTGGCACTTTGAAATTCTAGATGCCATGCTTGCTTCTCCTAACCAAACATTCCAGCTTTTGACCAAGCGACCACAAGTTATGCTAAGTACTACAATGGCTTGGATAGAAGCAAGAAATCTTTTAGCCCTTCCTCCAAATATCTGGGTAGGCGCTACAACTGAAGACCAACGTACTTTTAACGAACGCATCCCTACCCTGTTAAAAATTCCTGCATGGGTTAGATGGCTAACCGTGGAACCAATGCTGGAGGAAATCAATCCTATGAAACCAGGGCAAAGTTTGTTTCCTACCATTACAAGAAAAGAGAAAGAATTATGGCAAGAATATTTGCCTCTACACCAACATATCGACTGGGTGATTTTAGGCTTTGAAAGCGGTCATAAAGCGCGAGTTGGTCAACTGTCTTGGATGCGCTCCTTTGTTCGAATGTGTACTTTGGCACAAACAGAACAAAATGCGGCTCTAGCAATCTACGTGAAGCAATTAGGTAGCAACTGCTGGGATGGTGAAAAACCTTTCAAGCTCAAATCTGCTCGCACTGGTGGCACTAATATTGAAGAGTTTCCTACTGACTTACAAATGAGACAAATGCCTTTATAAATCTTTACCTTAAGTTCGTTTTCCCAAAGTAATCTTTTTATTCTTCGTCTAACTTATTTTCTAAAATAGTAGAAATATCGTCTCCATCGCCCTCTTTACGCATTCCAACACCCACAATTACAACAATGACTTGATTGCGATCGACAGGATAAACAATGCGATAGCGTTGACCGACTGCCCTCACACTACGATAACCTTGAAACTGACCTGTAAGAGCTTTACCCTGTTTTTCTGGTTCTATTTTCAGTTTTTCAATTTTTTGCCGGAGTGCTTTTTGTTCTCTTTGGTCTTTTACCTTTTTTAAATTCCATTATTTACCATTCTAATTCTTTCATAGCTTCTGACCAACTTACCCTTTTACCTTCTCTATCTTCCTGGATGCCAGCTATTAATTGTTCTTTAAATTCTGTATCGGATAAAATTTCCATAGTTTCTAACATAGACATATATTGTTCGTAGCTAATAGCTACCATAACTGGAGAGCCTTGATCGGTAATAATTATAGGTTCATTACCTAACTGTTCTGGGAGTTGAAGAAGTTGGTTTCTTGTTTCAGTAATACTAATTGATTTAGACATATTACATTAAGTTTTTCACACTAAAATTAGTCTAACATTAAAATTGTCTTGAGTAAGATAAGTAGATACATAACTAAAATGTATATCCGATAAACTGCGGCTAACTCCGCGTTGTTCGGTCATTTAAAGTTAATTTTTATACTAAAAGTCAAAACTAAAAATTGAGTTTGTACTAGCTGTATCGTAGCCCTCTTCGCTCATTATATGGTTCAAAGTCTTCCTCTAAAGTTTCGTTATAAAAGCTGCATAAGTTGATTTCAATTGCATTTATAAAAAAACAACAAACCAACATAGGATTACTATTCTGTTTTTTGAATTAAACTGATTATGGCTCACCAAATTTTCCCCTCACCATCTATTAATCCTTTACAGCGCTTGCATGTGTATGATAG
This genomic interval from Scytonema hofmannii PCC 7110 contains the following:
- a CDS encoding transaldolase; amino-acid sequence: MSKNLLEQLREFTVVVADTGDIRAIEKFKPQDATTNPSLITAAAQMPEYQEIVNQTLLQAQKDAGRGASQKDVAALAFDRLAVSFGLKILQIIPGRVSTEVDARLSYDTEATVAKARDLIAQYKAAGISRDRVLIKIAATWEGIRAAEILEKEGIHCNLTLLFGLHQAIACAEAGVTLISPFVGRILDWYKKETGRDSYPSAEDPGVLSVTTIYNYYKKFGYKTEVMGASFRNIGEIIELAGCDLLTISPALLGELKATIGDLPRKLEPSKAATSDIEKIPMDKATFDKMHAEDRMAHDKLDEGIKGFTKALETLETLLAEKLARLDGKSTLSHATKDIFHVYDLDGDGFITREEWMGTDAVFDALDVNKDGKITPEEMGAGLGAVIQMVEVAK
- a CDS encoding DUF5131 family protein, which codes for MSKIPTGTITLNPITVKSGGWWCSKVSPGCANCYAEYINQHDRFNRGNSLPYQGSPPELTLNREMLGSWCRMRKHHFIFVGSMTDIFGEWIDRNWHFEILDAMLASPNQTFQLLTKRPQVMLSTTMAWIEARNLLALPPNIWVGATTEDQRTFNERIPTLLKIPAWVRWLTVEPMLEEINPMKPGQSLFPTITRKEKELWQEYLPLHQHIDWVILGFESGHKARVGQLSWMRSFVRMCTLAQTEQNAALAIYVKQLGSNCWDGEKPFKLKSARTGGTNIEEFPTDLQMRQMPL
- a CDS encoding type II toxin-antitoxin system Phd/YefM family antitoxin; this translates as MSKSISITETRNQLLQLPEQLGNEPIIITDQGSPVMVAISYEQYMSMLETMEILSDTEFKEQLIAGIQEDREGKRVSWSEAMKELEW